One Thomasclavelia spiroformis DSM 1552 DNA window includes the following coding sequences:
- a CDS encoding MATE family efflux transporter has translation MDKRDLKKEFLMYTSLNILGMVGLSCYILADTFFVSNGLGINGLTALNLAIPIYSLIRGVGLMLGIGGATKYTIFNSQGKLKRANKIFTTTILISFIFSCLFIISAIFFSDTITTFLGADQTVFAMTKKYLLTLLLFSPAFLLNDVFVCFTRNDNSPKLSMLSMLIGSMCNIVLDYIFIFPLNMGIFGAALATGLAPIIGLLVLSIHIIKKKNNFYFIKTKLSIQQVKSILVLGFPSFVTELSSGIVIIVFNIIILRILGNIGVGAYGVVANLSLVVTAVFTGIAQGVQPLLSRFYGQGNVIHVKKILHYALYLMLLLSVILYVIMFVYNKQIVSLFNSENNVQLQLVAEAGLRLYFLALPFAGYNIIMSIYFTSVEKPIPSQLISLLRGLFLIIPVAICLAFILKINGVWLSYPLTELLVALFAVIIYFKISRYEKRL, from the coding sequence ATGGATAAAAGAGATTTAAAAAAAGAATTTTTAATGTATACAAGTTTAAATATTTTAGGAATGGTAGGATTATCTTGTTATATTCTTGCAGATACTTTTTTTGTTTCAAATGGACTAGGAATTAATGGTTTAACTGCACTAAATCTGGCAATACCAATTTATAGTTTAATTCGTGGTGTTGGATTGATGTTAGGAATTGGTGGTGCTACTAAATACACTATTTTTAATAGTCAAGGAAAGTTAAAAAGAGCTAATAAAATATTTACAACAACAATTTTAATATCTTTTATATTTTCTTGTTTATTTATTATTTCAGCAATATTTTTTTCTGATACAATCACGACTTTTTTAGGTGCTGATCAGACAGTTTTTGCAATGACAAAGAAATATTTATTAACTTTGCTATTATTTTCTCCGGCATTTCTTTTAAATGATGTATTTGTTTGTTTTACAAGAAATGATAATTCACCTAAATTATCGATGTTATCAATGTTGATAGGTAGTATGTGTAATATAGTTTTAGACTATATATTTATATTTCCTTTAAATATGGGAATTTTTGGAGCTGCTCTAGCAACAGGACTTGCTCCAATTATTGGATTATTAGTTTTAAGTATTCATATTATTAAAAAGAAAAATAATTTCTATTTTATAAAAACAAAATTATCAATCCAACAAGTTAAATCGATTTTAGTATTAGGTTTTCCATCATTTGTTACTGAATTGTCTTCTGGAATCGTTATAATTGTTTTTAATATAATTATTCTAAGAATTTTAGGTAATATTGGTGTAGGAGCTTATGGTGTTGTTGCAAATTTATCATTAGTTGTTACGGCGGTTTTTACAGGAATTGCTCAAGGGGTTCAACCGTTGCTCAGTCGTTTTTATGGGCAAGGTAATGTTATTCATGTTAAAAAGATTTTGCACTATGCACTGTATTTAATGTTATTGTTATCAGTAATTTTATATGTAATCATGTTTGTTTATAATAAACAAATCGTGTCGTTGTTTAATAGTGAGAATAATGTACAATTACAATTAGTTGCAGAAGCTGGATTACGTTTATATTTTCTTGCTTTGCCATTTGCAGGTTATAATATTATAATGTCAATCTATTTTACATCTGTTGAAAAACCCATTCCATCACAGTTGATTTCGTTATTAAGAGGTTTGTTTTTAATTATTCCGGTTGCAATTTGTTTAGCATTTATTTTAAAAATAAATGGTGTATGGCTTTCATATCCATTAACTGAATTGCTTGTTGCTTTGTTTGCTGTTATAATATATTTTAAAATTTCAAGATATGAAAAAAGATTATAA
- the trxA gene encoding thioredoxin — MKILNSSEFDNAIASGVVLVDFYADWCGPCKMLAPVLEGLSEKMDKVTFYKVNVDASSDLAGCYGIQAIPNLVIFKDGKAVDQITGFVPEGEIVSRLEKVF; from the coding sequence ATGAAAATATTAAATAGTAGTGAATTTGATAATGCAATTGCTAGTGGCGTTGTATTAGTTGACTTTTATGCAGATTGGTGTGGACCATGTAAAATGTTAGCACCTGTATTAGAAGGATTATCAGAAAAAATGGATAAAGTTACTTTTTATAAAGTGAATGTTGATGCTTCATCTGATTTAGCTGGTTGTTATGGAATCCAGGCGATACCTAATTTAGTTATTTTTAAAGATGGTAAAGCAGTAGATCAAATTACAGGATTTGTACCAGAAGGTGAAATTGTTAGTAGATTAGAAAAAGTATTTTAA